A single window of Amyelois transitella isolate CPQ chromosome 17, ilAmyTran1.1, whole genome shotgun sequence DNA harbors:
- the LOC106142226 gene encoding hexamerin, which yields MKELTLVLVVVGCVGISGYLFKVPTSPSRTATIGSRGWVHIQKLMVPLFDNVCEESTNPIIVRLAQEFTWDSANYTDPNVITKFRSVQDAGLLSKGEIFSDYDNRHWAELEAIFNVMYNAKDFDTFYNVAAWARQNLNCGSFVNAIYLALINRRDTSKVSVPAPYEILPNYFVIKDVIIKGSNILAGQDYTQFTNVKDEGNAYVIDANYTANVDDNEEDSKLAYFREDIGLNSFYFLRKLKLAPWLNAPLDPNNKYGESMYQTMKQLAARYDLERYANGFPELESIDWDSDIKIYDPMLIYSNGNEFAHRMFNIDVSGSNEIELIKGIENNIGTIVTHMRQSGYHKGQILNNLIEVLVTNNKSYETMARHILGNDIDVTARHFSVLDHLMTTLRDPVFWRLNKKIVDIIDRALSFLPGYTRNELYFPGVEILNVDTKKMMTQFDNFQFDVTEALKTSDKDLNFKLKINQPRLNHKPFVIKLNVSSLVTQKGLVKLYLGPKMAPGELSANKNLFVLLDMFEINLKRGSNIISRSSEEMKGFSNDFVSLPNLRKKIEDAEFGLDSLPLNTVESQIGFPDRLILPRGTPEGLPIRILAFVAPFTKANAVGIVTNSELNSAILSPGYPLDLAIEDHQLLNLPNCLVKDVIITGKGSQNAFAGGENKKYGGGNEHYDPSSKLNYGGRNGVYNQQDDEILEYGEDTLPIENRGLLSLRPDFTKRPESVNNYNSKKGQYGGSKRPEYTYKKTKPYDFSSKNKQYDGKNYSSIITDNNNNSLTTIKTEELQQVDNKEVISRNNDVGDKYSLVSDKVTDYKNLINEGKKRSTIYDYLLPSTEDYYDDKVYE from the exons ATGAAGGAGTTAACATTAGTTTTGGTAGTTGTAGGTTGTGTTGGTATTTCAGGATATCTTTTTAAAGTTCCTACTTCTCCATCAAGGACTGCAACTATAG GTTCCAGAGGATGGGTACACATACAAAAGCTGATGGTGCCATTATTTGATAATGTCTGTGAGGAAAGCACTAATCCCATTATTGTGAGACTCGCTCAAGAGTTCACATGGGATAGTGCTAATTACACG GATCCCAATGTTATAACTAAATTTAGAAGTGTTCAAGACGCAGGTTTATTGTCAAAAGGAGAAATATTCTCTGACTACGACAACAGACATTGGGCTGAACTAGAAGCAATTTTTAACGTTATGTACAATGCTAAAGACTTCGATACCTTCTACAATGTCGCAGCATGGGCCAGGCAAAACTTAAATTGCGGATCCTTTGTGAACGCCATTTATTTAGCACTTATAAATAGACGGGATACTTCAAAAGTATCAGTTCCCGCGCCTTATGAAATACTGCCTAATTATTTTGTCATCAaagatgtaattataaaagGGTCAAATATATTGGCTGGTCAAGATTATACTCAATTTACAAATGTGAAGGATGAAGGAAATGCCTACGTAATAGATGCCAACTATACTGCCAATGTTGACGATAATGAAGAAGACTCTAAATTAGCGTATTTCCGTGAAGATATTGGCTTAAATTCATTCTATTTCTTGCGAAAATTGAAACTAGCTCCTTGGTTAAATGCACCACTGGATCCCAATAACAAATATGGAGAATCTATGTATCAAACGATGAAACAATTAGCAGCAAGATATGACTTAGAAAGATATGCCAATGGCTTTCCGGAATTAGAAAGTATTGATTGGGAttctgatataaaaatatatgatccCATGTTAATATATTCTAACGGAAATGAATTTGCGCACAGAATGTTTAACATAGATGTTTCCGGTAGTaatgaaattgaattaataaaaggtATTGAGAATAACATTGGTACCATTGTTACTCATATG agACAAAGCGGCTACCACAAAGGTCAGATATTGAACAATTTAATTGAAGTATTAGTCACTAATAACAAAAGTTATGAGACCATGGCTCGTCATATTTTAGGAAATGATATCGATGTAACAGCAag ACACTTTTCCGTCTTAGATCATCTGATGACGACGCTGAGAGATCCAGTTTTTTGGAGATTAAACAAAAAGATTGTTGACATAATTGACAGAGCCCTTTCTTTTCTTCCTGGATATACAAGAAATGAACTTTATTTTCCTGGAGTAGAAATTCTTAACGTGGACACAAAGAAAATGATGACTCAGTTTGATAACTTTCAATTTGATGTTACAGAGGCTTTAAAGACAAGTGATaaagatttgaattttaaattaaaaattaatcagcCCAGGTTAAACCATAAACCATTCGTTATTAAACTTAACGTTTCTTCACTTGTCACACAAAAAGgattagtaaaattatatttgggACCTAAAATGGCACCTGGAGAACTATCTGCTAATAAAAACCTTTTTGTCTTATTGGAcatgtttgaaataaatcttaaacGAGGTAGCAATATAATATCAAGATCATCTGAAGAAATGAAAGGATTTTCAAATGACTTTGTTTCTCTTCCAAACTTACGTAAGAAAATAGAAGATGCGGAGTTTGGTTTAGATTCACTACCTCTTAATACTGTTGAGTCACAGATTGGTTTCCCAGATAGGTTAATATTGCCTAGAGGTACACCAGAAGGACTACCTATAAGAATATTAGCATTTGTTGCACCATTTACAAAGGCAAATGCAGTTGGCATAGTAACTAATTCAGAACTAAATTCAGCTATACTCTCACCTGGATATCCTCTAGACTTAGCTATTGAAGATCATCAGCTACTTAATTTACCAAATTGTTTAGTTAAAGATGTAATAATTACAGGAAAAGGAAGTCAAAATGCCTTTGCTGgaggtgaaaataaaaaatatggtgGTGGTAATGAACACTACGATCCTTCGTCAAAACTCAATTATGGTGGAAGAAATGGAGTATATAATCAACAAGatgatgaaattttagaatatGGTGAAGACACTTTGCCCATTGAAAATAGGGGTTTATTATCTTTACGACCAGATTTTACGAAGAGACCGGAATcagttaataattataactcaAAAAAAGGTCAATATGGAGGTTCCAAGAGACCtgaatatacttataaaaaaacgaAGCCTTACGACTTTAGCTCAAAAAATAAGCAATATGatgggaaaaattattcatcgataataacagataataataataacagctTAACAACAATTAAAACTGAAGAATTGCAACAGGTGGATAATAAGGAGGTAATTTCTAGAAATAACGATGTTGGTGATAAATATTCTTTGGTATCAGATAAAGTAACAGATTATAAGAATTTAATCAATGAAGGAAAGAAGCGATCTACGATCTACGATTACTTACTTCCTTCCACAGAGGACTATTATGACGATAAAGTGTATGAATAA
- the LOC106142228 gene encoding troponin C: MDSDDEQKMAMLRKAFQMFDTTKSGFIDVLKISTILNTMGQLFDDSELQALIEENDPEGSGKINFDGFCNIASHFLEEEDAEAMQQELKEAFRLYDREGNGYITTSTLKEILAALDDKLSNSDLDGIIAEIDTDGSGTVDFDEFMEMMTGD, encoded by the exons atg GACTCAGACGACGAACAAAAGATGGCGATGCTCCGCAAAGCCTTCCAGATGTTTGACACCACCAAGTCGGGCTTCATCGACGTCTTGAAAATCTCCACCATCCTGAACACCATGGGTCAGCTGTTTGATGACTCCGAGCTTCAGGCCCTCATCGAGGAGAATGACCCAGAAG gaAGTGGAAAAATCAACTTTGATGGATTTTGCAACATTGCGTCCCACTTCTTAGAAGAAGAGGATGCTGAAGCTATGCAACAGGAACTGAAGGAAGCTTTCAG GTTATACGACCGTGAAGGCAACGGCTACATCACCACTTCCACCCTGAAGGAGATCCTGGCTGCGCTGGACGACAAACTGAGTAACTCCGATCTGGACGGCATCATCGCTGAAATCGACACTGACGGCTCCGGAACCGTTGATTTCGATG aattCATGGAGATGATGACTGGAGACTAA
- the LOC106142197 gene encoding arylphorin subunit alpha codes for MNTWICIFFLGVALSAPADEFRSLIYEGDLSINDESYRMQIIPAGFTPHNIRIHSKVKLTDFISQENENYVVFNNFIEKGYATKGITFNIYDTNIRETTIALFRVLQDLNSNEIKLVQEWAKQNINEDILDYALKLTALYSNDVQLAEMSPPFITKPNFFINSETLVKALRLKLNYGHIHPQEAEIYQIRKIDDKTFTINTNYSGWDHPNECDQDTNYFREDISLNSYYYGLHLLHPFWMSNEELDEMNPRHAEHYLFALKQLLSRYNLEKQHLLQGDKSLNEDCDIDYRPFLMYDNGLAFPNRPSFISSHEISNEKFVTIDIAIKECLSRRIIMMSNGTLVKIDEDNYLQLLPKLLRANLDGVKSGETIRNLFGYGVGTQNVSTPSPSIMHQYQTALRDRVYWVLLERALNYSLDFLKDMGPFDLSAYETDSFRIIDSQIDDFVSFFDYYQFNINKALIGSEKVYVFAPNPHMITARQMRLKHVPFKVSFNVESDMEQDVVVRLFLGPQCYNSTCWDNYHKFFEMDAFKCGLKQGFTNITWSPDNSSRFSFDDFFNLEAPVKSAYKYNMYKFPANLLIPRGLEDGLHLTMFVMITPVNTFEMKTPEANLYKNITMSLEIDDKPLGFPFHRLATNYKDNASNYGFYNVSVYHHKRTVNGFGQFSMHLY; via the exons ATGAATACGTGGATTTGCATTTTTTTCCTCGGCGTGGCCTTGTCGGCTCCTGCTGATGAATTTCGGAGCTTAATTTACGAGGGAG ATCTCTCAATTAATGACGAATCGTACCGGATGCAAATAATACCAGCTGGATTTACTCCTCATAATATACGAATACATTCTAAAGTCAAATTAACCGACTTCATAAGCCAG GAAAACGAGAACTACGTGGTATTCAataactttattgaaaaaggTTACGCTACGAAGGGGATaacctttaatatttatgacaCAAACATAAGGGAAACGACCATAGCCCTGTTCCGTGTTCTGCAAGATTTAAATTCCAATGAAATCAAACTTGTCCAAGAATGGGCCAAACAGAATATAAATGAAGATATACTTGACTATGCTTTGAAATTAACAGCATTATACAGTAACGATGTTCAACTAGCAGAAATGTCACCGccatttattacaaaaccaaatttttttattaatagtgaAACTTTAGTTAAAGCCCTGAGACTAAAACTCAATTATGGGCATATTCACCCTCAGGAAGCTGAGATTTATCAAATACGAAAGATCGACGATAAAACTTTCACCATAAATACTAATTATTCTGGTTGGGATCATCCTAATGAATGTGATCaagatacaaattattttagggAAGATATATCACTCAATAGCTATTACTATGGACTTCATCTTCTACATCCATTTTGGATGTCAAATGAAGAACTAGACGAAATGAACCCAAGACATGCTGAGCATTACCTATTTgctttaaaacaattattgtcTAGATATAACTTAGAAAAGCAACACTTATTACAAGGAGATAAATCATTAAATGAAGATTGTGACATTGACTACCGCCCATTTTTGATGTATGATAACGGACTTGCATTTCCTAATAGACCTTCTTTCATCAGTTCCCACGAAATATCTAATGAAAAGTTTGTTACTATTGATATTGCCATAAAGGAATGTCTTTCTAGGCGTATAATAATGATG AGTAACGGTACATTGGTCAAGATAGATGAGGACAATTATTTGCAGTTATTACCAAAACTATTGAGAGCAAACTTAGATGGTGTTAAATCGGGTGAAACTATTAGAAATCTTTTTGGTTATGGGGTTGGAACACAAAATGt GAGCACACCCTCACCATCAATTATGCATCAATATCAAACTGCACTTAGAGATCGCGTTTACTGGGTGCTCTTAGAACGCGCTTTAAATTATTCCCTGGATTTCTTGAAGGACATGGGTCCATTCGACTTGTCCGCCTATGAAACGGACAGTTTCCGCATTATTGATAGTCAGATCGATGATTTTGTTAGCTTTTTTGATTACTAtcagtttaatataaataaggcACTAATTGGTAGTGAAAAAGTATATGTTTTTGCACCTAATCCTCATATGATTACAGCTAGACAGATGAGATTGAAACATGTACCTTTTAAGGTATCATTTAATGTCGAATCCGATATGGAACAAGATGTTGTTGTAAGACTGTTTTTGGGCCCACAATGTTATAATTCTACATGCTGGGACAACTATCATAAATTTTTCGAAATGGATGCTTTTAAATGTGGACTTAAACAAGGATTCACAAACATTACTTGGTCACCTGATAATTCATCAAGGTTTTCATTTGAcgatttctttaatttagaAGCACCAGTCAAGAGcgcttataaatataatatgtataagtttCCTGCCAATCTGTTAATACCTAGAGGTTTGGAGGATGGTCTCCACCTTACAATGTTTGTCATGATAACTCCTGTAAATACATTTGAAATGAAAACACCTGAAGCaaacttatacaaaaatataactatgTCCCTTGAAATAGACGATAAACCACTAGGATTTCCATTCCACAGATTAGCAACAAACTATAAAGATAACGCAAGCaattatggattttataatgtATCTGTATATCATCATAAAAGAACTGTTAATGGATTTGGTCAATTTTCAATGCATCTATACTGA